TGAACTACAGCGTCGGGGGCACTCACTCAGTTCTTCTGATGTCATTGCGCCCAGGCTCTCCTTATGACGATGCATTAACAGATGGCGGATCGACTCTGTTATATGAGGGCCATGATGTGCCTAGGAGTCTGCGGTTCGCACAGCCTAAGCTTTTGGATCAGCCAGAATACTTGCCATCTGGAAAGCTTAGTGAGAACGGAAAGTTCCATAAAGCCGCGCAGGAGTTCAAAGCTGGCAAAAGAGGGCCTGAAAGAGTTCGTGTCTATGAAAAGATCAAAGCAGGCATTTGGTCATACAATGGGATATTCCATTTAGTGGATTCATGGAAAGAGGACGCAGGAAAACGGAGAGTGTTCAAGTTTAAGTTAATAGCAGTGGAGGGCGAAGAAGATTTCTCTAAGCCTGCTTCGTCCGCTCCAGTCCGCGGCAGGCTGATCCCTTCTTCTGTGAAACTCCAGGTATGGATTAGAGATGGCGGTAAATGCACTGTATGTGAGTCTGATGAGGACTTACATTTTGACCATATAATCCCGTACTCTAAAGGTGGCTCGTCCGCAATGGCAGAAAACGTCCAGATATTATGTGCCAAGCATAATCTGGAAAAGAGCGACAACATTCAATAGCCGCGAGGCGGTCTAACAAGGCGTTGCAGCGGAGGCCACGAAGCGCGCTTCTCGTGCGTACTTGTGAGGCCGTTCGCGGCCCCGCTGAACGCGGGCGTTGGGCGCCTTCCCCGCCGTCGCTGACGAGCGTAGTCGTGCCGTTTGGCGGATGGCCTGAGTTGCCTTCAATGGGCTTTGATGCACGGCTCATCCCTGGTGTCAGCCACCAGGCGCAGCGGCGAGTTCGACGACAACCAGCAGCCAATGGCTGTCGGGAGGCCGCCCCTGATCTGACAGCGGATGGCAGCCAAAAGCCTTGCTGCGGTGCAAAGCGAGAGGTGGCGACAACGACAATGGCCAGGGCGCCAGCGGCAGGCGAGGTGAGCAAGCGCACAAGTCACGAGACGAACAGGAGCAGAGGCAACAAAGGGCGTGCAGCGGCGCTGTTTGG
This is a stretch of genomic DNA from Blastocatellia bacterium. It encodes these proteins:
- a CDS encoding HNH endonuclease, producing the protein MRNEIISYMEMCMREGQSLQRGMNYSVGGTHSVLLMSLRPGSPYDDALTDGGSTLLYEGHDVPRSLRFAQPKLLDQPEYLPSGKLSENGKFHKAAQEFKAGKRGPERVRVYEKIKAGIWSYNGIFHLVDSWKEDAGKRRVFKFKLIAVEGEEDFSKPASSAPVRGRLIPSSVKLQVWIRDGGKCTVCESDEDLHFDHIIPYSKGGSSAMAENVQILCAKHNLEKSDNIQ